One stretch of Segatella copri DNA includes these proteins:
- a CDS encoding RnfABCDGE type electron transport complex subunit D: MSKLIVSLSPHAHGNESVEKNMYGVIIALVPAILASFYFFGLGSAVVLLASVAACVFFEWAITKYLLKEETSLLDGSAIITGLLLGMNLPSNLPLWIIIIGALFAIGVGKMSFGGLGNNPFNPALVGRCFLLVSFPAQMTSWPVAGQMLSYTDATTGATPLAIMKTAIKTGDASVLNQLPDALSLLFGATGDTFGAGTTGEVCAFALLLGLAYMLWKKVITWHIPVSIIATVFVFSGLMHLANPVYANPLAVIFSGGLMLGAIFMATDYVTSPMTHKGMLIYGVCIGLLTVIIRNWGSYPEGMSFAILIMNAFTPLINTYVKPKRFGEKPVKK, from the coding sequence ATGAGTAAATTAATCGTTTCATTATCGCCACACGCTCATGGAAATGAGAGCGTAGAGAAGAACATGTACGGAGTGATTATCGCTCTCGTGCCTGCCATCCTCGCTTCTTTCTATTTCTTCGGCTTGGGTTCAGCAGTCGTACTGCTCGCCTCTGTGGCAGCCTGCGTCTTCTTTGAGTGGGCAATTACAAAATATCTCCTGAAGGAGGAGACCAGCTTGCTCGATGGTTCTGCCATCATTACCGGTCTCTTGCTTGGCATGAACTTGCCAAGTAACCTTCCTCTCTGGATCATCATCATCGGTGCCCTGTTTGCCATCGGTGTAGGTAAGATGAGCTTCGGCGGTCTGGGTAACAACCCTTTCAATCCCGCTTTGGTAGGCCGTTGCTTCTTGCTCGTCAGCTTCCCTGCCCAGATGACTTCATGGCCTGTTGCCGGACAGATGCTCAGCTATACTGATGCTACAACGGGTGCTACTCCGCTGGCTATCATGAAGACAGCCATCAAGACGGGCGATGCTTCTGTTCTCAACCAGTTGCCTGATGCGCTGAGCCTGCTCTTCGGTGCCACTGGCGATACCTTCGGAGCCGGTACAACCGGTGAGGTTTGTGCATTCGCCCTCTTGCTCGGTTTGGCTTACATGCTTTGGAAGAAGGTCATCACCTGGCACATACCAGTAAGCATCATCGCTACCGTATTCGTTTTCAGCGGTTTGATGCATTTGGCTAATCCTGTTTATGCCAATCCTCTGGCTGTCATCTTCAGCGGTGGTCTGATGCTCGGTGCCATCTTTATGGCTACTGATTATGTAACCTCTCCAATGACTCACAAGGGCATGCTTATCTATGGTGTATGCATCGGTCTGCTGACCGTCATCATCCGTAACTGGGGTAGCTATCCTGAAGGTATGTCGTTCGCCATTCTTATCATGAATGCGTTCACACCTCTTATTAACACATACGTTAAACCAAAGCGCTTCGGTG